The window catacgAATTGCcagataaaattttcttttaatataaaagtCAAAATTATGTGAACATATTTCAACTAGATGTTACGTCGCAGGGTCGTTTCTTTATCGAGACTTTTGTTGAGAATATATGAATATCCCCAAATTAATCTGCTTTACGTTCAAATTACCCTAAGAGATATCGATATATAGAGACAATAATCTATTGAACAATAAAAGaattagaaaaaagaagaagcttctcaaatatatcaatGTAATTCCAGgaagttattaaaaattattattaaggCAATGtttttgaagcaaaaaaaaataaagttatcaTCAACCAGAGACAAGACTGGAAGTTGTGTTGTCTCCAAAGTTCATGTTCCCTCGTTTTCGAGCGccttgtaatttaaaattttccaaatgCTTGTagttattaaagaaaataataataaatcaaaacttataagaaaaaaaaaagaggaacaGTAgtagtaaaaagaagaagaagaagtggagcCAAACCGCACGTGACATCCGCGTGGACTGCATATGCTTATTGTTTGGCATAATCCAGACAACCTTGTTAACCTTGTCTCCTTGATAATATTGatgtgatttattttcttattgatATTTTGTTGCTAAATAAGTATCGATTAGATGTAACAGTGAACTTGAAcatcatttatatatgtatatcatttAGGCTGTATCTTTGCCTTGGATTAATCAAAGATTGTGTGATTGTGTCCGTAATTAAAAACTGCACTGTACGGTTCAACGCATCAAGTACTAGTTTCAGCTTTGTAACACTAGTTTTGTTAACTAATCATTGATTATAGACTTCATAATAGGGTGATTAGTTTCTGTTTTATGAAGCATCCGATTTCTTGTAATTAGTGATTTTTAATTTGCAGCtgtcaaaaaaggaaaaaaaaaaaagaaagaaagaaagaagaaggtccAAATCTCGCAATCAGGCATTTTATATGGGCTATTGAACTTTCACATATTGGGCTTTTATGGGCTCAAGATAACTAAACCATGTGTGGCGTAACTTAATTGTTTACAAGTCACACCaagtctattttttttaatgtagttttttttccttggtgtgttttaacttctttttttcttcctttctaaATTAAACCTGATAACATCTTTTcatgtattttatttaaaattttcactatctatatttatacaaaaaaaaaataagaaattgaatatttttgatagaaaatACAAATCCACTACTTTTTTTAGTCAAATTGTTCAAATCTAATTTTTAATgatctataaatataaatattctatccaccacacttttttttgaaagaCGTCACTTCACATGGACATGTACTATCTCCTGTAATAAATCTAGTTTGTTCACATTGGAAAAGCGATTCATAAATACTTTACTCTATATGTGTAAAAAGAGAAATTGTCATGATTTGTACTGCAAAACCCCAAAACAGAAAGAATCTGCTCAAATTTGAATTTCGTGGGTAAATGTTTTTCAgatgaacaacaaaagaaaagacaagaagtaagaatattaatttaaaatttaccaaGTAAGTGTGAAGTTTTCTTTTAGACaagaagataaataataatctgcatgaagaagaagaaaaaagattaaaaaaaaaaaaggaaagacaaatattataatgaatcatttccttatttcaCCTCTCACCTCTCACAAGTGAATCATTTCCTACATTTGCATGCATCTTCTGCGCCCACCACAATCATTAGTTTCTATTGTGGGTCACCCATTTTAGTTTCTTAACCGGTCGGTTCAATCATCTTTTACCCGGTTCAGTTATTAAAGATTAAATGAGTTTCACTTActttcaactttcaagtttcaaacgAAGATATAAATTTCGTAGTTAGTCATCTTCACCACATGTATTACAATGATGAATGTGACATTCACATGGACATGGATATTGATATGTGTACGACCACAAAACCACTATTTGTAGATTCTCTCTATATTAGAGTCCACTTGATCACACCTCAAATCAATATGCCTCActataaccaaacaaaagaagaccATGTTATTGAAAACAACAGTACTCTAGAGACGCATAGACCACtttacatttttgaaaaatcaaaattaaccatattatataaaactcCATATCATCCTATCCATTCTTCACATTCTGCCAACTCCTCTACCATGTGCCATCTTTGGTCCATCTCAATTTCAGACGTTGGCCAACAACATTTTTCGTTGGTCTGAGATTTTTCATTATCTTCACACATACACCACTAATATAATTCGTTGTTACAGTGGGAACTACTAATAACTAGCTGTTACTATATGTGAGAGTACTATTCTAGAAGTAATACgtaaacattatttatattgttataAATTGTTAGTTCAGttcattaatgaaaaatacTAGTTTACAACTACTTGATGTGTAAGACAGTTCCACCTTAGTGAATAAAAGAGGTAACTAAGCTACTATCGGAACTTACGATTATTCGCGTATTCGTTTGGTAATCCACcaactaaaaaaacaagttatgaaCCGTACGTAGTTCATAAGAAGATAGTCTAAATTGGATACTAATTTACGTAAGGAGGTGGAATCGTAAGAAAAATTCGATTGTATGGTCTGATTAACAAGCGGTACCAACTACGACAACTCAAAACTAGTTTGCATTAGTTTTCCTTTCCATGTATCATCAACCAACTAAAGTGAGTATTAAGTCGCTttctattagtttatttttaatatatatatatatatatatataaatatttacatcAAGATTTCAACATTTCATTTCAATTAAACATTAGTATATATTTGGTGAAATGACATGTGGTTATTAAACCACTCATAAAAGATCGTGTGTCCACCTGTTTCCAAAATCTATGGCATTTTTTTCAACTCATAAATAGTGCGTACCAGTAATACTACTGTCACAGAAAATTACGatcttaaaatgaaataaagaaattaatgaaaacGAAAATGACTAGTACAGTAAGACCAATGTTTGACAATTCgttcattttatttttgcatttggTTAATTACTATCACTAAGAAGTTAATACAATCTGATTCTTGTTTAGTTAAAGCTAATATTCAACTGGATCAACATCATAATTGTtggtatatacattttttagaaattaaaaaacagttttgaataagaaattgaacttaaaaaaaaatttgaaaagaaaggaggaccatatttttttaaactactaCAAGAGAACAGAAAATGACAAGTGAGTTTGATTCCTATAAATGGATTAcacccaagaaaaaaacaaaattgctatactgtatattttaaaaatacaggGGCAAGCAGCCAATTTGATTATCAACCTCTCCtatatatacatctttatatattctagtttttttaaataaattttaaattttaataaatatgaatacccaataaaaaaaaaattgaaaaaagataaggtactaaaataataattattttattttcggaaagaaaataaaaatctttttatagGTGCTGGCATGATTGCTTCATTCTCCCTCCTTAAGCTCAAaagtttttttgcttttttcaaaaaagaagaagaagaagaagaagaaacatctcgTTTCCATGGCTTTCCGGGGAGATGAGTCAGAGATTATGAACCTAAGAGAATGGGATCGAAGAGCTCGATTGATCCGCGAAAACCCGACTTCTAGAAGGTTCTCTGCTTCGTACATAGGAAGCTTCCGAGAAGATCATCACAAGTCTTCTTGTAGAACAAACTTCAATAACATCTCTAGTACTGCCTCTTCTCCTGGCTGCAACACTCtcaaaggtttaaactttacCACTCTATCTCTTCCATAGTTTATCAAGTTATATCTTcttgaaaatgtttttaattttcaaatcttGTATCACAGAAGAGATTGATCCATCAACATATTCCTTCACCAATGCTATTAAAGgtaaagtttcttcttttgctttttaccATTAGAAAAGCTCGAGACTTTAGGTAACCCTTTTCAAAAGAACAGAGCAAAAGTAATAATGTTCAaatatgtgttgttgttgtgtctttttgtttgtgGCAGCATTACAAGCAAAGACAATGTATAATAACAGAGAATGGTTAGCACAAGAAGGGTTTGCGTTGAACTCGAAGTGGAACGAAGCAGAGAAATATATCTGCAACCCATTGTCGGGACAAGTACCAATGGAGTGTTTGTCAGCTAAAACATTAAGTACAAGATCCTTCAGAAACTTATCCACAATGTCTGCTCCTCTTCACTTCCCTAGTCCATTGATGAGTTCTGgtcaaaacaaaccaaataataTCAATCCTAACGTTAGAGTCATTCACGAGGATCTTTATGCTCCTGATCCTATATTGCTTCTTGCTCGAGGtgattgatttttaaatatttaatcctaaagcttagttttcaaaattttggggTTTTCTGGTAATAAGGAATTTTTGTGGGTGTTTTTTTTAGCAGAAAAGAAAGTTGTGGGGCTGAAGCGAGATGTGGGAATTCAAAGTACGACGTCGGTGGACTTTAGCTCCGGTAGTCCTAGTCCGGCAAAGACGCCTCCGATCATGGAACGGTCCTTGAAACGACACGTAGAAGCTGATGATTCGCCGGTGGATTTCAATCTCAAATTGGAAGGTCAACAAGAGGTATGTACATTATTAGTTCATGTCTTCAATTTAGTAGACCGATCAGTGTTACTAATTAATctgaaatatgtatatatatatatatatatatatactaataatttaaAGAGAACCCAAAAAATCGTGaaaattttactaaaaaaaaattcgaaatatGTAGTCGCTAGCATGAGGTCCATGGAAGAAAGAAAGGTACGGAACATAAAGAAATAATtgcataaaattttgaattggtCGTGCAtcaataattttcatttctttcgcAAGATAAGAAAAGCATCAAACAAATGATAGTACCAAAATGTTTTCATAGAAAGAGACAATGATAACACtctttctactattattttttttgtgtagagATACGTTACATGTATTGATTCATTTTAAGATTAATTAAGATTCTTTCATGATATATGAAACATAGTACACATGAcagtcttatatatatatatatatatatgtgtgtgagGAGAGGGGGATTTCATCATAGAAACACAAAACCATATAATCATATGCAATGACTATTTCTTGAAAGATCTTTTATCAGACCAGACCCCATTTCGTGATTTTTGTCTCCCAAAACTCACGTGACTACTACACTACTACATCCTTATTCTACACAttttctatctatctatatatagcCAAAAGCCACTATTGATCAATAATTTCTTACGTATGTATATGATGGCTTTGTATTTGTAACTCGATAAGGCACTAGAATCATGAAGAGTTGAGGACATCAATCTCATTTTATTCAAACTCGTGGTCTAAACAATCCCCATGTTCTAATAACTATTTAAGACTATTTGATGTTAATGAAGAGTTTATTTGGGTTTTGAAGGATGTGACGttagaggagaaagagaaagaagaagagaagcaatatatgagtaaagaagaaggagaagaagaagaagaagaagaagaagacaaagaagtgAAGCAAGAGatgagtgaagaagatgatgaagaagaagagaagaagaagaagagaggaacaGGATGTTTCTCATGGGTGAGATCAAGACAAAgacaagcaagaaaatcaaagtACATCTTCCCTGTTTGTGTTCCTCATCTAGTCAAAGGTTGTTGAAAAATCCTTAAAAGCCCAAGAGAATCAAGCAACAACAAGAAAGAATCAATGGTGTTTGCaaaattctctcttcttttttctctgttttctctttactacctatttttctattaaataaaaacaaaatcataatgagattaatatatattagtttttccTCTTGATAAAGATTAATCATTCATGGGAGTATCAAAAGCTTGACCATATGCTTTTGCTCCCCTTTTCTCTATAACAaatgcttcttctctcttgagTCTCTCTTGTgtctttggtttcttgtttactCTTTCTTCTCCATGGTTACTCGGTTTCCTCCTGATCATACTTCCATTCCAAAATAGCTAGAGTGTGTCGGCCACCACAAGCTACATGTTTAGCTATCCATGTcccatcgtcttcttcatcagtgTGGTTAAATCGTCCTTCTGGTGGTGGAATGTCTATAGgaatctccaatggttttcccgtAGTCACTTTTCTTCCATACCCGAGTCTACCATGGTCTCCCCGACCAAACTGATCACCATAAACGATATAAAAGAGAGGTTGAgagatcaaattttgttttctaacaaagcaatattttttaaacccAAAGGGAGGTTATGAGGACTTACCGAGAAGATCCTACCGTCTCTTGTCAGAGCGACTGAATGAGTTCCACCACAAGAGACCTGATAAGAAAAGAACGATAAGACCTTCCAGAGATATGAGAATGAGTAGAGAAATCGGTGGTTTTGCTTTTTACCTGAATGATGTCTTCTCCAGCTAAGAGATTAACTTTCTGTGGAAGCATTTTACTGCTCTTGTCATTGTCACCTAACCCGAGCCTTCCATGTTCTCCTCTTCCCCAACCATAGACCTAAGATTGTATATAGCCAAGTCACAACATTTTTACAGTTAAGATCTATATCAAGCTTCAAAACAACCGAGCCGTGGCTCGATCAAGAACCAGATAATATAAATGTGAAACTTCAGATATGAGTTCTAATACCTCTCCTTCATTGGTTAATGCTGTTGAATGCCATCCACCCACAGCGATATCAACCTAACACATGCATTTACCAGGTGGGGGAAATTACTTTCTATAGTAGACACTCGGCTTTAACATAGGCATTTACAGGTTAAAAATCAGAAGGCATCGAGTTCAATATGAGAGCTTAAACTAGAAATTTCAGACCACATACCAAAGTGAGATCATCAAGGCCTTGCACTGGAATAGGATAAGATCTCGGCTGGGTATCTCCGGTTCCAAGTTGTCCATATTCATTGTTACCCCAAGCCCACAAAGTCCCATCTTCTTTCAGAGCCAAATTATGAAATGCTCCAACAGCGATCAGACGAACGTTTTCAAGACCCTGAACTCTTACAGGAACAGATATCTGTTTTCTGCAATTGAACGAATTACAGGAGACCCCATAATTACTAGCAGCAGACAAGAAACTGCAAATGTTAAATCCATGAATGAAAGAAACTCGGTTTAATACATGTCACCGGGAGGCCACGGTTGACCCCAAGTCCACACATAGCCTTCACGGGTTAGAACAACAGAGTGAGTACCTCCTGCAGCTACCTGTTATATTATCCATAGAAACACGAGAAAAGATGGTTTAGACTGATTAAGACCATTAAAACTTGAGGTAAATTCCAGAGAGTTTAACAGCAAAAGTTACCTGTCGGACTGTAAGTTGCGGGGCACAACGCTTAGGGATTACAATATCCCTCCGCACAGGCCTACCTGACTCATCTTTGGAAGGCTCTTCACCACACTGTCCATATTCATTTCCACCTAAAGTATGTACCAAACCAGAGAGGTCCATAATTGTCGCTTTTAAGATCTTTACGGTCACAATCAATAGGAAGAAGCTGAGAGACAAATGCATACCCCAAGCATATGCTCGGCCTTGATCATCGACAGCTAAACAATGCCAACCACCAATAGCTGCCTATGATCCATCACAGAAACACCATTCAGAGTAAATCACAACTAGGAGAGAGCATTAGagcaaataacaaaaaaaaaaaacacttgatcTTTGTAGGTTGTTAAACCTGAATAATCTTGACGTTGGCAAGAGACTTAACCAGACAAGGGGTGCTTTCTGTTTTTGTCTCCGGTGGGTGTCCTAATGTACCCCTTTGATTCCAACCCCATGTAAACAGCTGAGAAACCATTTAAGAGATTGCAAAACCTTAAGtttctttattcaaaaaatgTATTCTCAGATAGAGTTTAAAACCAAAATGAggatcaaaatcaaaaaccataTAATTACTATACGTCGGTGACACAAGAATCCAAACCAATCGTAAACTACTCCACAGATACAGAATCGTAAAACCCTTTTGGATTAGTACTTCAGAtctcaaaaacctcaaaaaccCTTTGTAAGCGACCAAAAGCCAACTTAGAATCAAATCGCAGATCAAACCAATACAAAGCATTGAACTTTATTAAATTCTAAACAAGACCCacgaaacaagaaacaaaacaaggaCAAAGAAAGTGAATCGTAGATAAGTTACCTTGCCATCATCGCAAATGGCGAGGGAATTGCGGCTACCTCCGACGACGGAGCGAACTGTGAAAGGCTCAAGAGCCTCGACGACGCAAGCCAATTCCTTTTCTTCATCGGTTCCAAGTCCTAGTTGCCCGTCTTCTCCTGAGCCCCtggtcaaattaaaaaaaatcaaacgaagGAGCAATATAGCACAAGTCAGaaacaaaaatggagaaaacagaGAGGTGAAACTTGAAAGAAGGTTAGAGAAAGAGTAGTGACCAGGCTATGACGGAAGTAGCTGAAGCCATTGAGacgaaagtgagagagagacaatgtgagagagagagatatatatatatgaagaaagtGAGTGGAAAGACGAGGAAAAAGCAGGGCACACTTCGGTGAGATTCACAATTCGAGAGATATGTGAGTGAATGTGTCATTAGGTGTGACATTAAGTATTCATTTTGGACCAATTGGTACCATCCATGTAActtaattcttttataaattataatccaaCTTTTTAGCTTATGGTCATGGAGATggcttatgatttttaattccATTAGTACTATATGTTTTGCCTTAAGCCGCGTGTAAAGAGACTGTAGTTGTTCAAAACGAAGAGGCTTTTTATCTTTAGTTTAAAGTTGATGTAGTACATTTATATTTAATCGTTTGATTGAACTACCCTCTTAACCAATTCCCTTTCGAGAAAATTCACCAAGAGAAGCATAAACCAAAAGACAACTAAATTCTAATTCGCGAAGAGAAAAGTTTTCCTCTTTAGACCGAACCATGTAATGCCATGCAGTCTAATAGTGAAACCggcaacacaagaaaaatatgtgagATGCACACAAAGAGTTTTTAATCCATGGATAGAATCAAATCCTGCAGCTACTATTACTAGTTTACTACTACAAACGCATCATTAAGCAAACTAggaggtttttttttctgtttaaaaaacACAGAACCAAGccatacattttctttttttgcaaatCATTCCAAGAATTCATTACTGCGAAGGCGGTGGTTGGGCGGCTTGTTCCTCCCCTTTCTGCACCTCTTTCGGGGCTTCCTTGATATCATCACCAGCTTCGTCCTGGAGTTAATAAGATAAGACATCAACAACAATCTTAATTACTTGATGCAAATCACCAAAAGAATGAAGAGTGTAAGGAGAGACAAGTACATTGAGGTCAGAAGTCCAGAGGGTGAGATTGTCGCGGAGAAGCTGCATTATCAATGTACTGTCCTTGTATGATTCCTCTCCCAATGTGTCTAGTTCAGAGATTGCCTCATCGAAAGCCTACCACCATGAAAATCATATTATTTGTAACTGAACAAAAAAGTACTTGAATTAAACTAGAATCAGAATCCGAAGGTTTTCCAAATTTTGTCAGTCTAAGGCATTACTCTCTCTCAATCATCATAACTAACTACAATCCTATCGGTCAGTGAAACAAGAAGACCATATAAACAATTGCACAGTGACCATTGacagacaaagaaacaaagaaatttgtATGTGCTAAGTTTTATCAAGCAGAACATTTGTAAGAATAGTAGGTTTACTGGCTAAAAATAGTAGATACAAGTATAGCATTACCATAAACTAAATAAGAAAGTAATACAGACCTGCTTTGCGAGATTGCATGCAcggtcagatgagttgagaatcTCATAgtagaaaacagagaagttGAGAGCAAGCCCCAGTCTGATAGGGTGAGTGGGAGCCAGATCAGCGAGAGCAATATCctacataaaaacacaaacaccaGAAGCTTGAGTCAACATGTTTTCTTACTACTCTATAGGTTAAACCGTTAAAGAACAAAAACCGAGATGGTAACCTGAGCAGACTTGTAGGCGACAAGAGTGCTCTCAGCAGCTTCTTTCCTCTCAGCACCAGTCTTGAATTCAGCAAGGTACCGATGATAATCTCCCTTCATCTTAAGGTAAAAAACTTTGGACTCAGTCAAGGAAGCAGCAGGAATGAGATGAGCCTCGAGAATGTTCAAAATGCCATCGCAAATCCTGGTGAGCTCAGATTCAATCTTGCCTCTGTAGTCCTTGATAATGGAAACGTGATCACTGTTACCCCTGCTATCTTCCTTCTGCTCAATGGAGGAAATAATCCTCCAGGAAGCCCTCCTAGCACCAATAACGTTCTTGTAAGCAACAGACAAGAGATTCGTCTCTTCAACAGTAAGCTCCTCAGTGTCAACAGTCTTTGCAACTTTCTCCATGAACTCAACCATCTCCTCGTAACGCTCAGCTTGCTCGGCTAACTTGGCTAGGTACACATTCTCTTCCCGGGACGACGACATCTTTGCAacactcttttaaaaaaaaaacgaggaaAATATCAAGTAGCAGCAATAAACATAGTAAAACACGAACCAAAACATTCACTAGTAATGCTGCAACAATTATCTCTTGACAAATCAATCAACGAACCCAAAAGAACACACTTTTTATAAACGATTCACACTGCTAGAtctatcccaaaaaaaaaaacaaaccgtACACGAAAAAAGGAGTAAGAGTCTATAGAACGAAGTCACGAACTCTGAATCAAACAGATCTTGAAGTGACAACGAAAACGCGAAGAACAAGATAATAACAAGAAAACGCACAATACGAGAAGAAATTAAAGAgagaaataatcaaaaaaaaaagcagaaaacaaaacattgtcGAGCAAAGCAAGACGAGATCGGATCCGTACCTTGGGGAATTGGGAATtttcgaattagggtttttgaattCGAAGCGAAATAAGCCGAGTGAGAAATTGGGGAGACGATGGCGGACCCGTGTGTGTGTGCGCGCGCATTAAATAATTTGGAATAGAGTAAATGAGAGAAAGCGAAACACCCAATTATAGTACGACACGTGTACATGTTGACCGTCATACGACTTTTTTTGACCTTTCtttgtagtttttaattttatgtaggTGAACTTAAACGAATCGTTTAGTTATGAGTCAagtgtataaatatataaaagattaaaaagggGTTAAATGTTAAAGAGTAGGTTTCTTCAAGTGATTGACGAATTTACCCTTTGCCCTGAACCCCCATTTAGACAAAGACCTCTCTTGATCGATTTTGATTGGAGAAGGCCGGAAAAAGCTTTCGAAGGTCCGTCAAATGGGGAGCTATGTGGAGCAAGCTCGTGAGAATCACGTCAAGAAGAAGGTCGAAGAAGGTAATTTAACAATGTTCGCGTCTTATTCTCTCGCTAtgttctaaaccctaaacccccaaTAAATGGGATTTGATTGCTTCCGGAATGGTCTATGATCGATACTCTCTAAGCATGGTTTGAATTGTAGCTCACGTGGTCCACTTTGAATTAACCCAATATATGCATCTGAACTGGTTTGATTCTAGCTAGCAGCTCTCATAGACTGTGTTGAAATTTGCTTCTATGTTTATCTCCTAGATTGAGCTTAAAAGATTGATGATTCTGGTAATACTTTTGTTAATAATAGCGCTGCGTAGCAAGATGAAGGCAAAGGCATTGATGGAATGTGATCAGTACGTCTCAAAGTATGCTCAATGCGCTACAGGAAGAACGTTTTCTGTGGTGTGGACATGTCGTAAGCAAGCTAAAGAGCTCAACACTTGCCTCCATCAATTGTATGTTCTCACCTCTTAATAGCTCCTCCTCATTCTATTAAACATGTCATCTTGTATTCACTTGTTAGATTCATAGATTTGTTGCGTATGTGAGCATCTGATTttgattgttcttttttcttcttaatatacCCTTCTCTGGTATGGTGAAATGAGACAACTTGTGGTTAGGAATTAGGATATGCATAATGTGATCATCAAGTACCTATTgctaggaatatatatatatgtaaccaaaTATAAGCTTTATAAAAGGGGATGATTCATTGTTATTGCGATTAAAGAGATGCCAAAAACTATCTTCCCTATCCATGTAGCACAGTCAGTATCGAGTTTGTTCTTGGTGCACAGGTTACTTTTTGTGTCACTTGGTGTAGTATTGGGCCGATGCTTAAATGTTGTCTAACcatgaaaagttttttttgttgattctgCAGCACCAATGACAATGTCTTGGAGGAAATGAAGAGAGAGTATACGCTTCAAGAAGAGGGTAAAGTCTCAGCCTCGGCCATGTGAAATTTTTGTCGAACATAAGATTTGAGTCCCGACCAATGTTTGCTTTGTTTCTAGTTGATTATGGACAAATAGATCCTTTTATTCTATGCGTTAACAGTGGCCTTTCTTTAATAAGGGTGTATTCACTATAAGAAAGTACTCCCTATGTATCATGTGATGTTCTAggattttttcttatatcacaAAGGATGATTTCTTTAGtgtatttaatgtatttttattctttaaatcaaataactaattaatgtttttacttttataataaaCATGCAGTTGATTGACAAGTGT is drawn from Camelina sativa cultivar DH55 chromosome 8, Cs, whole genome shotgun sequence and contains these coding sequences:
- the LOC104705889 gene encoding ultraviolet-B receptor UVR8-like; translation: MASATSVIAWGSGEDGQLGLGTDEEKELACVVEALEPFTVRSVVGGSRNSLAICDDGKLFTWGWNQRGTLGHPPETKTESTPCLVKSLANVKIIQAAIGGWHCLAVDDQGRAYAWGGNEYGQCGEEPSKDESGRPVRRDIVIPKRCAPQLTVRQVAAGGTHSVVLTREGYVWTWGQPWPPGDIKQISVPVRVQGLENVRLIAVGAFHNLALKEDGTLWAWGNNEYGQLGTGDTQPRSYPIPVQGLDDLTLVDIAVGGWHSTALTNEGEVYGWGRGEHGRLGLGDNDKSSKMLPQKVNLLAGEDIIQVSCGGTHSVALTRDGRIFSFGRGDHGRLGYGRKVTTGKPLEIPIDIPPPEGRFNHTDEEDDGTWIAKHVACGGRHTLAILEWKYDQEETE
- the LOC104705892 gene encoding COX assembly mitochondrial protein 2-like, yielding MGSYVEQARENHVKKKVEEALRSKMKAKALMECDQYVSKYAQCATGRTFSVVWTCRKQAKELNTCLHQFTNDNVLEEMKREYTLQEEGKVSASAM
- the LOC104705890 gene encoding 14-3-3-like protein GF14 upsilon, giving the protein MSSSREENVYLAKLAEQAERYEEMVEFMEKVAKTVDTEELTVEETNLLSVAYKNVIGARRASWRIISSIEQKEDSRGNSDHVSIIKDYRGKIESELTRICDGILNILEAHLIPAASLTESKVFYLKMKGDYHRYLAEFKTGAERKEAAESTLVAYKSAQDIALADLAPTHPIRLGLALNFSVFYYEILNSSDRACNLAKQAFDEAISELDTLGEESYKDSTLIMQLLRDNLTLWTSDLNDEAGDDIKEAPKEVQKGEEQAAQPPPSQ